The window ATCCCTTTGCTGAAGTTAACTACtcgacatttttttttctcctatgatTTAAAACTTTACAAAGAGAGTTATAAAAAAGGTAAATGGGATTTGGCACcttcagaaaaaattaaaagtgtaaCTTAGAtcaaaaaaatgcagaaacaaaatcattgatatttacaaattaaaacatCAGTGAAGATTATGTCTTACTACGCTCTTTcaccttgttttctcttttagagTACTTTCAGACTGTCTGTTACCGAGTATCTTAAAAAATTCATTGATTACAGATTGGAATGGATAGAGACAAATTAGTTTCCTCACAGTTCCTTCTCGGCAGCTAGTACTCTGGCAGCTTTTCCGCTCCTAGGAAATACGAGGTGCTGAGCGATCATTCGTGGTCGTCTTCTTCAGTTTGACACCACGCCGAATGGCATTCAGCATATCTTCACCTTGCGGGACATCCCCAGGACTCAGCTCTCCGGGATCGAGCTCCGGCTGGCCCGCAGGCGCGAGGGTGCTGACACCATCCCGGTCGCTTTCTTCCCCCTCGCTCTCAGGAACCACTTGCCTCTGCTCGTCGCCAGCACTCAGTTTCTGGCTTGACGGCGGAGGGTTGACAGATGCTTGTCCGCTCCATGAGGACGAGGGCATGCTGGTGACACTTTGCCCACCATCTCCTGCTGCCGGAGACTCGGGACTTTGCTCAGGACATTCTTCTGTCCCAGCGAGGGTGCCAGGCAGCCCCCCTGGGATATCGGGGACAGTTGGTGTTTTGACAGGAATCACTGGCGTCTTGATCGGAATTGGACCTCCCCCTATGGTGCCGCGTCTGACTGAAGGCTTGGTGGAAGGGGTCCGTCTGATGGTGGCAACGCCGGGGGTGACTATGACTGGTCCAAGCGTGGTTGGCAGACCTGCGGTGGAAGCAGGACGCTTGGTTTGAAACATTCTGCGATAGGACTGGCTAATGTCGCTGTTTCTTGGGATGGTGGAAGATTTGTCAAACTCTTGTTGTTCTGCCTCCTGGTCACCACTCACAGAGAAATAATCATAATCTGAAACTGATGCCAAAAGACAGAGTTACGACCAAGCTGGGGAAGACAGCTGAGTCACGTCAGCAAGTCTAAAGTATGTATAACCAAAAAAGTATATATAAGCAAAAAAGCCTGGAGGTCAACAGCAATTAGGAGAGGTTTCACCTCTAGCAGGAACAAAGCCTGAGATATTGTGACCAAGATTCTCAGACTGCGTGGCTGAAGGCAGGCACTACAGCAGACCAACCCTAAAGCTGCAGGGTACCTACATCTCTTGTGAAAGAGAACGAGAACTGTACACACTCAGTACCTTCCCTGAAAAGAACTAAGTAAACAATGAAGACTCAATGTTTGTTGCCAACATGAAGACACCAAAACCAGCATCCTACAAGCCATATGCTACCACTTGTAGATACAAATACTTAAAACAGTCAGTGACTAAAAAGCATGCTTTAGACTAGGCAATGTGGGGCTCAGGGGACTGTGTACCAGTGATTTCAGCAGCAAATTTGCTTGTTTTGCAAACAAAGTAAACCCCAGCTGTCAGCTCTGAAAACTCAGTCTCAGCTTTAATTGGGTTCCTTCCTTTCCACGTAGCTGCTCAGCCAAGCTAGGCCCTCCACAAGCCCTACTGCCTCTTGTGATTGCACAGCATGACTAATCTCAGCTGAGCAAATGACATGGCTGCTGAACTACAAACACCAAACTCAGTCCCTCCCAGCTTGCTGCTGGTTCTGAAACAGGGTACAAAACCCAACACCTTACTGCAGCTTCCCAGGTATGCCCAAGTTAACGTCTCCAATGGATTCTTTTTCCAATTACAAAATTTCTGCTTGGGTAGGAAATTAAAGGTCACAAAGGGAAACCAAGAGCAGATTCACAGTACTgacagaacaagaaaacaaagctCATGAGTGCATATTTGCTAAGACAATAGCTCTGAAAGGACATTACTACCACAAGAAGTGTATGATGCAATACCAGTGTCATTCCACTCAACCTATGAAATACAATTCTAGCATCTTCTTTAAAATGGCAGCATCCTTAAGCTAAAACTCATTCTAGTAATGCGCAAGAAAATACAATCGTTCAGTACACTGTGCAGCAACCCAGGTTTCTATTTCGTTAATAAATCCAGGCTGCATTTCAAGCTGGAAAAAAGTTCACAATAGCAACGTTCACCCCTTTCTCCCCAGCTGACTACAAAGCCAGTGAGTGATAGCTACTGGAATATAGCCCCCTGGCACCACGGGGTGAGCGTATGATGGCTAGGCTGGGAACGCTCTGAAAAAGAACATCTCTTGGATGGGTACCTTGAGATGGGATCGTGTCCTCTGAACAGCACGGAGTTGTTGTCTGTGTGCTGTAGCCGCTGGAGCACTGCAAGGAATCCCGACTGCTCCTCTGGGTGTCCAGCTGCAGCCCTCTTGTCAGAGCGAGCGCCAGCTCCTCGCAGGCCTCCATCTCCTCACCCTGCTGGTTACACACAGGAAAGAGACTCAGTATGTCTAAAAGGGTTAGTCAGTCTTCACAGACTACTAGCTGCCTCTCCTCCCAAGCAGAGCCAGTCATCACCATCACAACCCAACGGGATTGTGTCCATCCATTTACTAGGGCTTAGAAACAGACGCTTCTTTGGGTGCCATTGCTCTACAAATGCCAATACCCAATGGCACAGTCTCTCTTGCCCACATGATTTCTACTGACCGTACCCCCCACCACACCAGTACTGCTTATCGGATAAACACGTGCCAACATATAGCAAATCAAAAAGTATTGGCAGGAGCTAGCACAGCCATTTCCTTTGCACCAAACAGCGTATTTGAAATTAGAGCTTCACCCTTGTGGCAGCTGACACCGTCATGCTCCGAGGTCTCTGGGCCTCCTCAGGGGGCACGGGTGGCCCACTCTGAGCTCCTCCGTTGAGATCTGGTTCGCGCTTTTCTTTGCGACGTTGCAATGTGTTCACCATTGGTTGATCGTATGGGCCTGGTTTGGCCCAGTCCTAAGGAAATGTGCTTGTTAGTGATAGCTTTCATCAGTAATTGTGCTTTAATTACACATAAAACTATGCAAAGGGGCAATTTTAATGCAACAGATTATGTATCAAACTGGATATGCCTTTCTGAATAAGGCCAGAAATCAATTAATTTTGAGGATATTAAAAATCTTCACTTATAAAACCTATCTCCTTTATGAAAGGGAATCTAAATTTCCTATTCTACCTAAGTGTTCTTAtatgaagatatttaaaattttagTACTATTTTCTCTAAATGAAATTCCATTGTGTTAAAGCctatattttcagaaattcaaatgcaaaaatcACTGGCACACAGCAGAACACATACATAAATGTCCAATCAGCGATGTAACTGTTCTAGATGTACACAAGTTCTAGTATTACATGCTGTTACACATCTTCAATTCTGAAAAATTAGGCTTGAACAGATTTTTGATACATATTACAGGAGCAAGTTACTCTGAGTAATCTCTCAGTTTACTTACTAGCTGAAATCTAGTTTATAATAATGATCTGTACTGAAGAAAGACTAACTTCACTCTGAATTACTGGTGCCAAATTTGGAACAGAAATTCCTCAGGCCATGAGGGCTACATTCACTCAGGGCTCTATTAAGCAAAGTCCTGAGGGTGTCCAGAAACCACACGTTGCACACAAAGAGCAGGATTGATCAGTGACTTGTGCTGGGACACAGAACCACTGCTAAGCAGCAGCTCCCCAACTGTGAGCTGCTGCAGGGGCAAGCCCAATCCTAAGAGAGTTTTCCCTCATCAAGACAAGgggtgctttaaaaataaaactggaagaaacaACTTGTGCCTGAGAACGGGCCACACACCCCACCACTGGCAGCAGCTGGCTGCCGGGCAGCCTCCGCACAGCCTTCTGATAAATAATGATGGGCTAAGACCACACTACAGATTTTTTACTGGCATGTGTCTCAGTCCAAGTGAGAGAGAAGTGCAAGGCAGCTGTACTGACACAAGCCCCTTGTGCAGACaggtattttggttttattaacaCATACAGAACTCTGCTCGGCCGTAACAGCTATGTCTTTGCTGTAAGTGTTTTGCTGTGAAATATACTGGCAAAGTGCTTCTAGCACAGACACAACTAATGACCCTGAAGCCCCAGGACCACTGTGGCCACCCTGTTTGTATGTCTCAACAgtctccagctgctggagagagATTAGGGGATCTGTATCTCAATTTACACGTATAAGAGGGTCCCATGGTGCCTACGCATCCACAGGCATCTAAGACCTGGGCAGATGCTATCAACTGCACACCAGCCTTGTTAAGATTCAGGGTGACAGACAAGAGACCTTCTCCCCTTGGTCTGGGGCAGTGTCTCCCAGGGGAACTGCCTGGCAGGGATGAGAGTCAAGGCTCTGGCAGAGCAGAGACATTCTGATGCCAAGGAAGATCCCTGCAGATCCAGCTGGAGCAACTGAAAGAAGTTACTGCCCTCTGACTTTTTCGGTGGTCTCACCCAAGACAGCAAAGCTGGGTGAGCACTTTCAGTCTGTGGCAGTAAAGCTAGGATAGCTTCAGTAATCACTTAGGTTCACCTGGTGACGAGTGCCTTCTTAAACCACTCCAGCTAGATCTACAAGAGCATGCCTGCCTACAGCCAAGGCGGGGGCCAAGCACAGCCGCCGCAGTGAGAACATCATGTTGTTCAATGTATGGTTTCATTAAGCCAAGTGGATGTCAAGCCTGCACTTCCCTGCTCCCTGCTCAAGTGAGTGCTTTGAACAGTGCTAAACAAGCTCTTTTCTCGCTGAATAGAGCCCAGAGTGCTTTCACCAATGTCCCAGAGTTAAGCTACTCCTTCCTACCTAGGTGTTGTCAGCTTTAATATGTTGCCAGAATAGACAAGGTCATTCAGAAATATCCACTACCGGATTTTAGCTCTCTGATTATCACCATGCAATGCGCATTCAGAGTGATATTAAACAGAGCAAATCAACAAGTAATTACATGGATCGAAAGGTAGCAACAACTGCCGTGTGCACACTGTTGGTATGAAGAGGTGAGGACTGCCACAACAAAAGGAACACAAACCTTCCAGCTAGGGATCTTAGATGATGGTAACATGCCTGGCCCAATGGTGTAATAATGAACGTAGTctggaaggagggctgagggagCCCGAGTCCACACGCGGGAGACAGGCGGGAAATGAGGGAAAGGACCTGCACCAACTGAAGCTACGGATGGGTCACTTGATAAACTACAGTGATAAAACCCATTAGACAACTGGAAacgaaacaaataaacaaacaaaaacagagaaattaatataaacagaatgaatatgaAAATATACTGCGACTCTGATGTTCTAGGGAGAAAACTTCTGTatcttaaaacaaaagaaagaaaaaatcttagCTTTGCTGcaaataaacaacagaaaattgATACAATGCTTGGTTCAGAAGTGAGATTGCTTGAAAATTGTTATTTGGTATAACAAATTTCAGACATCAATCTAGCAGTCATtgtctccaggctgagcagcttTGCCTTCTGTCCATGAAAGCAGCACACTGTGAAAAAGCCTTTGCAATTTAAGTACCCTGCAGACTGTGGACATAGAAACAAGACATTTCCAATACCGGAGGTGTTTGCATTGGTGGTGTTTATTCTATGTAgctggacagagaagaaaagcatacAGCCTTCAAACATGACGTGTTCTGGCTGTGTGATGAatgatatggaagaaaaaaaaaaaaagaaaaaaccaacagcaagGATTTACCAGATGAGAATGGAGACCGCTATCACTTCCTCCCTCGATGCAGAGTGTATCCCCCGTAATTTATTCCAACCATGTgcgttttgttttcctttttgttttggtcaaaaccaaaccccaatTGCTCAGTGTAATGTGTGCTACCTAatgggagagaggggagaaggcaCAAACAGTACAATCTGGGCAAGATGCTCTTTGTTAGGCAACCAGCTGGGTTTGGGCAGCGTTCCACAATCTCTTTGAGTAGAAAAGGTGGACGATGAGCTTTTCTTAGAAAATTACCTCTGTAAAATGCCCAATTTGTAGCTTCCCCCTAGCAGCTGGTTTAAAGGCAAGTGTTGCTGTGGTTTATTCAGATTCACTTCTAAGGGAGCGTGCAACAGTTCCTATTCTCATCTTCACAGAGAGGAATCCTGGCTGCGTACCATGcacggcttttttttttgtccaaatgtTGCTGGGTTTGGATAATGAGCTAGTAGGTTTGTATGTCTTTGAGATGAAGTTTTTCACCTTATCTGTGGAGGCCCAAGCCCCCATGGTGGAGCCTGAGCTGACTGAGGTGGGGGAACTGCACTCGCTCACTGACTGGCAGGTTTCAGAGGCTTCTGAAGAGGCAGAGCTGGACGAATTCTGCAGCATAAAACAGCACCGCAACGCAGGGAAAGAATACATAAgccaccaaaaagaaaaaaaaaaccacaaacaaaaaaaaagacaaaaagcacatacacagagacacacacaggagagagggaaggatgaGAGAGCAAAGGGTTAGggttttaaaaatcaattagAAACTGCTCAAAACCATTGCTAATGTTCAGAAAATCTATGAGAAACAAAATAAGCCATTTGCTTAATGCGAGAACTTGCCACACTGCTTGAGAATGAGGGAATCGAGGCAGCAATCTCAACTCCTCACATTGCAATTTCAGCGTCTCAATTCTGTCAGCTGCCTCAGAGCAAGAAGCTGAGGGAGCTGAGGACACCTATGGTCCCAACATGCAATATACTGAGAGAACTGATTTATACAGAAAAGCAGATCATCAGTACTTCAAAGACACAAAGTTTAGATTTAAAACACGGAGCAGCAAACATCACTTACATTCACAAGTTCTCGGGTATTCTGATCTGCAAAAGTACTTGTGAAAAGCTCATCTGAGTTCAAGTATTAtggaacaaagaaagaagtgatACTTACCAAAACTGGAGGTTTCCAAAGTGCATTATCTGTATGCATGTGCCTCTGGAGGTAGTATGCATACACCAAAAGCACTCAAACTTTTCTGCCCAGCAGCCAATATGAAGGTACATGTACTCTGCTGAGTGTGTAAGTGGTGGCATGTGCTTGCCACCCACTTTCTCTtaacagcagagacagaaaataatcAGGGGCTTGGATAGAGAGTGAAGGAAAATGCAGGACACAGAGTGTCCATCAAACACCTCAAACATTTTGCTCCTAGCTAGGAACTTCTCTTCCAATTTTCAGTGCATGCCTTTGTGTACATTTGCTGCTGTAAGACCTCTACAACAGCACCTAATTCACCTACAGGCAGGCCAAGATGAATAACCATGTGGACCATTTTACCAACTACAATGCTCTTGTACATCTCCCCCTTGAAAGTGGCATCCCCCTCAGTAGGGCTGTGCATGCAGGTCCAGCTGAGTCCTTGGAAATGGTCAAGAATACTGGCAAAGTTCTCAGGGCAGTACTGAGCTCTATTGACTGTCAGGAAATTCAACACTAGCAAGACTAATTCATCCTTTGGTAGTCTGAGACCTGTGAAGCAAGTCCATCTAAGGATATCcctagcattttattttatgacaGCAGAGAGAATGCGCCCTTGTATCAAGTTTGTGTAGCAAAGCCTCAGATTTCAAGGAATGACATTTTGAAGAGGAAGCGAAATctcatctgaaataaaatttcatcagTTAACCTTAGATGAGATCTTGGGGTGAGCCTGCAATAAAAAGATAGCTGGATAAGAGGCACTGTAGAGGAGTAATTACTGCTAACACCCAGAAGTTGCCTCACTGCTCACCAGAAGCTACATATAAGGAATGTATAGCTAATTGCCTAGGTAAAAGGAGATGTCAGTCTCCCGAGATGGAACACCATCACCATAAGGATTTTGGTGAAGACTACTGGGGCTGCTGAGAAGCCAATACAGAATCAGCATCTTGAGCTTATTAGCAAACTGTGGATTTAAATGAAACTTTGCAAAGGctgttaaaaagtaaaaaaagcatGTAATGTGGTGGATTATTTTATAGAAATAACGCATATCCCATCTTATGCTGACGAGATCGGATCTGTGGGTGATCTGTCAAATGTGTTTAGGGTACAAGTAAGCTCAGCTAACAAGGCTCATATTCAAAGTGCAGTAAGAGTTGAGGTGAACATAAGATCAGAAGAAACTGCAACAAATGACATGTAGGTGTTAAGGAGAGAAGTGAAAAGTATGCAGTGGGGTACCCAATGTTTTGTGCAACTTGTCACATTGTTGATTTAATGCAACTTCTTTTACAGGAGAAAAGCCTCTAAAAATAAGAATACCGACAAATATGAGCTGCAGTTGACTCTGTCATCAGACATAACTACAGTACACTAAATGGAGATGAGCCTATTTCTTCTATCCttagagaaaaatacattatagAAAATTAGCTTTTACAGTAAAACTCCAGAGTTCTGCCCGACATTCCAGGTAGCTCAGCAAAAGAAACTGTTTCAGACTCCCCATGAGAACACTTCACACTAGTGGTACACTTtggccagggaaaaaaaaaaaaaaaagagagaaaaatgtaatttcagaaaatgctttctgaaaccTCATGCTTATGGCCTGAAAGACCCTCTTGGGTCTGCATACTCTGCACATGGCAGGACAGACAGTGAAGGGTCTGAATTCCAAATATGGTATCATGCTACCTTGTTTTCTGCAGATGTCCCAATGATGACAAGTGAGAATTTGGAGTTTACATCTGATAGACTATTCCTGTTTACAAGCCAGAAACTTCATGAGATTACATCAAGTAATGGTAGAAATGAATCATAAATGAGGTTTACAAGCAACAAAGCTTGATGTAGCAAATAGATGGAAAAAGGCCAAAAATGCAAATTCCAAAGATGCAAAGAATTGTTCGATTTACTTggcatatggggaaaaaaagactggaagCGGTGAActtatttttgcaataaaatgacTCTAAggtgaaaaaaagatgaaaggacAGACCCTCCCACTAACTTAGTGTGGCCATTTTAAGCAGGCAAAGCTAGACAAAGGATGAACCAACATGTCATGGGGAATACACCTTGGTAgttgaaagaaatgcaaaaggtaGTAGGGTAGGGAAACACGGTCTCCTTTTCTCTTGAGAAATTTGCATGGCACAGGGAAGAGGGGCCTCTGGTCTTGCTAAAAAAGGATTACAACATTGAGAAAATGATGGAGAGGGAG is drawn from Harpia harpyja isolate bHarHar1 chromosome 5, bHarHar1 primary haplotype, whole genome shotgun sequence and contains these coding sequences:
- the MTSS1 gene encoding protein MTSS 1 isoform X5, which codes for MEAVIEKECSALGGLFQTIISDMKGSYPVWEDFINKAGKLQSQLRTTVVAAAAFLDAFQKVADMATNTRGGTREIGSALTRMCMRHRSIESKLRQFSSALIDCLINPLQEQMEEWKKVANQLDKDHAKEYKKARQEIKKKSSDTLKLQKKAKKAEALGRGDIQPQLDSALQDVNDKYLLLEETEKQAVRKALIEERGRFCTFISMLRPVIEEEISMLGEITHLQTISDDLKSLTMDPHKLPSSSEQVILDLKGSDYSWSYQTPPSSPSTTMSRKSSVCSSNLPQQAPMRLSSVSSHDSGFMSQDAFQSKSPSPMPPEAPNQNSSSSASSEASETCQSVSECSSPTSVSSGSTMGAWASTDKLSNGFYHCSLSSDPSVASVGAGPFPHFPPVSRVWTRAPSALLPDYVHYYTIGPGMLPSSKIPSWKDWAKPGPYDQPMVNTLQRRKEKREPDLNGGAQSGPPVPPEEAQRPRSMTVSAATRQGEEMEACEELALALTRGLQLDTQRSSRDSLQCSSGYSTQTTTPCCSEDTIPSQVSDYDYFSVSGDQEAEQQEFDKSSTIPRNSDISQSYRRMFQTKRPASTAGLPTTLGPVIVTPGVATIRRTPSTKPSVRRGTIGGGPIPIKTPVIPVKTPTVPDIPGGLPGTLAGTEECPEQSPESPAAGDGGQSVTSMPSSSWSGQASVNPPPSSQKLSAGDEQRQVVPESEGEESDRDGVSTLAPAGQPELDPGELSPGDVPQGEDMLNAIRRGVKLKKTTTNDRSAPRIS
- the MTSS1 gene encoding protein MTSS 1 isoform X1, with translation MEAVIEKECSALGGLFQTIISDMKGSYPVWEDFINKAGKLQSQLRTTVVAAAAFLDAFQKVADMATNTRGGTREIGSALTRMCMRHRSIESKLRQFSSALIDCLINPLQEQMEEWKKVANQLDKDHAKEYKKARQEIKKKSSDTLKLQKKAKKAEALGRGDIQPQLDSALQDVNDKYLLLEETEKQAVRKALIEERGRFCTFISMLRPVIEEEISMLGEITHLQTISDDLKSLTMDPHKLPSSSEQVILDLKGSDYSWSYQTPPSSPSTTMSRKSSVCSSLNSVNSSDSRSSGSHSHSPSSHYRYRSSNLPQQAPMRLSSVSSHDSGFMSQDAFQSKSPSPMPPEAPNQNSSSSASSEASETCQSVSECSSPTSVSSGSTMGAWASTDKLSNGFYHCSLSSDPSVASVGAGPFPHFPPVSRVWTRAPSALLPDYVHYYTIGPGMLPSSKIPSWKDWAKPGPYDQPMVNTLQRRKEKREPDLNGGAQSGPPVPPEEAQRPRSMTVSAATRQGEEMEACEELALALTRGLQLDTQRSSRDSLQCSSGYSTQTTTPCCSEDTIPSQVSDYDYFSVSGDQEAEQQEFDKSSTIPRNSDISQSYRRMFQTKRPASTAGLPTTLGPVIVTPGVATIRRTPSTKPSVRRGTIGGGPIPIKTPVIPVKTPTVPDIPGGLPGTLAGTEECPEQSPESPAAGDGGQSVTSMPSSSWSGQASVNPPPSSQKLSAGDEQRQVVPESEGEESDRDGVSTLAPAGQPELDPGELSPGDVPQGEDMLNAIRRGVKLKKTTTNDRSAPRIS
- the MTSS1 gene encoding protein MTSS 1 isoform X7; the protein is MEAVIEKECSALGGLFQTIISDMKGSYPVWEDFINKAGKLQSQLRTTVVAAAAFLDAFQKVADMATNTRGGTREIGSALTRMCMRHRSIESKLRQFSSALIDCLINPLQEQMEEWKKVANQLDKDHAKEYKKARQEIKKKSSDTLKLQKKAKKGRGDIQPQLDSALQDVNDKYLLLEETEKQAVRKALIEERGRFCTFISMLRPVIEEEISMLGEITHLQTISDDLKSLTMDPHKLPSSSEQVILDLKGSDYSWSYQTPPSSPSTTMSRKSSVCSSLNSVNSSDSRSSGSHSHSPSSHYRYRSSNLPQQAPMRLSSVSSHDSGFMSQDAFQSKSPSPMPPEAPNQLSNGFYHCSLSSDPSVASVGAGPFPHFPPVSRVWTRAPSALLPDYVHYYTIGPGMLPSSKIPSWKDWAKPGPYDQPMVNTLQRRKEKREPDLNGGAQSGPPVPPEEAQRPRSMTVSAATRQGEEMEACEELALALTRGLQLDTQRSSRDSLQCSSGYSTQTTTPCCSEDTIPSQVSDYDYFSVSGDQEAEQQEFDKSSTIPRNSDISQSYRRMFQTKRPASTAGLPTTLGPVIVTPGVATIRRTPSTKPSVRRGTIGGGPIPIKTPVIPVKTPTVPDIPGGLPGTLAGTEECPEQSPESPAAGDGGQSVTSMPSSSWSGQASVNPPPSSQKLSAGDEQRQVVPESEGEESDRDGVSTLAPAGQPELDPGELSPGDVPQGEDMLNAIRRGVKLKKTTTNDRSAPRIS
- the MTSS1 gene encoding protein MTSS 1 isoform X12; translation: MEAVIEKECSALGGLFQTIISDMKGSYPVWEDFINKAGKLQSQLRTTVVAAAAFLDAFQKVADMATNTRGGTREIGSALTRMCMRHRSIESKLRQFSSALIDCLINPLQEQMEEWKKVANQLDKDHAKEYKKARQEIKKKSSDTLKLQKKAKKGRGDIQPQLDSALQDVNDKYLLLEETEKQAVRKALIEERGRFCTFISMLRPVIEEEISMLGEITHLQTISDDLKSLTMDPHKLPSSSEQVILDLKGSDYSWSYQTPPSSPSTTMSRKSSVCSSLNSVNSSDSRSSGSHSHSPSSHYRYRSSNLPQQAPMRLSSVSSHDSGFMSQDAFQSKSPSPMPPEAPNQNSSSSASSEASETCQSVSECSSPTSVSSGSTMGAWASTDKDWAKPGPYDQPMVNTLQRRKEKREPDLNGGAQSGPPVPPEEAQRPRSMTVSAATRQGEEMEACEELALALTRGLQLDTQRSSRDSLQCSSGYSTQTTTPCCSEDTIPSQVSDYDYFSVSGDQEAEQQEFDKSSTIPRNSDISQSYRRMFQTKRPASTAGLPTTLGPVIVTPGVATIRRTPSTKPSVRRGTIGGGPIPIKTPVIPVKTPTVPDIPGGLPGTLAGTEECPEQSPESPAAGDGGQSVTSMPSSSWSGQASVNPPPSSQKLSAGDEQRQVVPESEGEESDRDGVSTLAPAGQPELDPGELSPGDVPQGEDMLNAIRRGVKLKKTTTNDRSAPRIS
- the MTSS1 gene encoding protein MTSS 1 isoform X4 is translated as MEAVIEKECSALGGLFQTIISDMKGSYPVWEDFINKAGKLQSQLRTTVVAAAAFLDAFQKVADMATNTRGGTREIGSALTRMCMRHRSIESKLRQFSSALIDCLINPLQEQMEEWKKVANQLDKDHAKEYKKARQEIKKKSSDTLKLQKKAKKGRGDIQPQLDSALQDVNDKYLLLEETEKQAVRKALIEERGRFCTFISMLRPVIEEEISMLGEITHLQTISDDLKSLTMDPHKLPSSSEQVILDLKGSDYSWSYQTPPSSPSTTMSRKSSVCSSLNSVNSSDSRSSGSHSHSPSSHYRYRSSNLPQQAPMRLSSVSSHDSGFMSQDAFQSKSPSPMPPEAPNQNSSSSASSEASETCQSVSECSSPTSVSSGSTMGAWASTDKLSNGFYHCSLSSDPSVASVGAGPFPHFPPVSRVWTRAPSALLPDYVHYYTIGPGMLPSSKIPSWKDWAKPGPYDQPMVNTLQRRKEKREPDLNGGAQSGPPVPPEEAQRPRSMTVSAATRQGEEMEACEELALALTRGLQLDTQRSSRDSLQCSSGYSTQTTTPCCSEDTIPSQVSDYDYFSVSGDQEAEQQEFDKSSTIPRNSDISQSYRRMFQTKRPASTAGLPTTLGPVIVTPGVATIRRTPSTKPSVRRGTIGGGPIPIKTPVIPVKTPTVPDIPGGLPGTLAGTEECPEQSPESPAAGDGGQSVTSMPSSSWSGQASVNPPPSSQKLSAGDEQRQVVPESEGEESDRDGVSTLAPAGQPELDPGELSPGDVPQGEDMLNAIRRGVKLKKTTTNDRSAPRIS
- the MTSS1 gene encoding protein MTSS 1 isoform X15, with amino-acid sequence MEAVIEKECSALGGLFQTIISDMKGSYPVWEDFINKAGKLQSQLRTTVVAAAAFLDAFQKVADMATNTRGGTREIGSALTRMCMRHRSIESKLRQFSSALIDCLINPLQEQMEEWKKVANQLDKDHAKEYKKARQEIKKKSSDTLKLQKKAKKAEALGRGDIQPQLDSALQDVNDKYLLLEETEKQAVRKALIEERGRFCTFISMLRPVIEEEISMLGEITHLQTISDDLKSLTMDPHKLPSSSEQNSSSSASSEASETCQSVSECSSPTSVSSGSTMGAWASTDKLSNGFYHCSLSSDPSVASVGAGPFPHFPPVSRVWTRAPSALLPDYVHYYTIGPGMLPSSKIPSWKDWAKPGPYDQPMVNTLQRRKEKREPDLNGGAQSGPPVPPEEAQRPRSMTVSAATRQGEEMEACEELALALTRGLQLDTQRSSRDSLQCSSGYSTQTTTPCCSEDTIPSQVSDYDYFSVSGDQEAEQQEFDKSSTIPRNSDISQSYRRMFQTKRPASTAGLPTTLGPVIVTPGVATIRRTPSTKPSVRRGTIGGGPIPIKTPVIPVKTPTVPDIPGGLPGTLAGTEECPEQSPESPAAGDGGQSVTSMPSSSWSGQASVNPPPSSQKLSAGDEQRQVVPESEGEESDRDGVSTLAPAGQPELDPGELSPGDVPQGEDMLNAIRRGVKLKKTTTNDRSAPRIS
- the MTSS1 gene encoding protein MTSS 1 isoform X10, with protein sequence MEAVIEKECSALGGLFQTIISDMKGSYPVWEDFINKAGKLQSQLRTTVVAAAAFLDAFQKVADMATNTRGGTREIGSALTRMCMRHRSIESKLRQFSSALIDCLINPLQEQMEEWKKVANQLDKDHAKEYKKARQEIKKKSSDTLKLQKKAKKAEALGRGDIQPQLDSALQDVNDKYLLLEETEKQAVRKALIEERGRFCTFISMLRPVIEEEISMLGEITHLQTISDDLKSLTMDPHKLPSSSEQVILDLKGSDYSWSYQTPPSSPSTTMSRKSSVCSSLNSVNSSDSRSSGSHSHSPSSHYRYRSSNLPQQAPMRLSSVSSHDSGFMSQDAFQSKSPSPMPPEAPNQNSSSSASSEASETCQSVSECSSPTSVSSGSTMGAWASTDKDWAKPGPYDQPMVNTLQRRKEKREPDLNGGAQSGPPVPPEEAQRPRSMTVSAATRQGEEMEACEELALALTRGLQLDTQRSSRDSLQCSSGYSTQTTTPCCSEDTIPSQVSDYDYFSVSGDQEAEQQEFDKSSTIPRNSDISQSYRRMFQTKRPASTAGLPTTLGPVIVTPGVATIRRTPSTKPSVRRGTIGGGPIPIKTPVIPVKTPTVPDIPGGLPGTLAGTEECPEQSPESPAAGDGGQSVTSMPSSSWSGQASVNPPPSSQKLSAGDEQRQVVPESEGEESDRDGVSTLAPAGQPELDPGELSPGDVPQGEDMLNAIRRGVKLKKTTTNDRSAPRIS